From a single Nematostella vectensis chromosome 3, jaNemVect1.1, whole genome shotgun sequence genomic region:
- the LOC5507733 gene encoding uncharacterized protein LOC5507733 isoform X1, whose translation MSDILQRTDPFFEFLLTESDSRYEHKQRLAENDVIGYITLPRPLLAGWYLIKTKDIRYIDLLNKSIGATLKISSESVLLEKRLDDLCRRSSAQKKKLNVRGSVKQRLDFCTSACKVRLLRKEVVEIKDLVEERVEETSSIAERDELVTALKQEVQRLKGNNDSLRQQIRHLKRETCNANVGTPIPELKTEQSRNRKIKILKNKAEKALAFVELFGLELDFLQVTDSVNEKNYNLDLSTACQGGSKTTGQNAQYLSLNEKDKATVESVLFLMDKFGVGDDFIQKVSRIVDGFPRGYIIKQCHSELNKQCNIRPTPGQVPGAQFSFKERLVEQIKSLRASGMVTDHVRIKLSGDGARMSRSSNFTLFSFAILNAPDDLLSSKGTHTVAVINEPEKYETIAESLKDVLEEIDAVQDDSYVELDGKKINVEFFLGGDYKFLLQTMGLSAANSAYACLWCKVHKKDRGDMSKDDEYYEKDPLRRTLQDIIECGKRTKGENYCCVNKPLFNIEPDHILIDELHLMLRVTDILIDNAIEDAMQWDEKEKISKRSNKGSTSHLSQLVQTIRSCGVSFQVWEKLNADGRGSGTYDFTSLMGSDRKKLLKKLPEKLIGVLQPSTAARVAEIWKDFHHLYFDCVSNWKPPSMVVYQKEAKEWITKFSSLGDVRLGYKKERVTCYMHIAAYHVPAMIRRYQNLKQFSGQGLEKNSDDARRVVLRKSNHLDDPCEVLQAEFRLGKLKHREKLPRPYVKRNAQYWEEEIKIKRRRGNTN comes from the exons ATGTCGGATATATTACAAAGGACGGATCCATTCTTTGAGTTTTTACTGACGGAAAGTGACTCCAGGTACGAGCACAAGCAACGCCTTGCAGAAAACGATGTAATCGGTTATATAACTTTGCCGCGACCCCTCCTTGCTGGCTGGTATTTAATCAAAACGAAGGACATTCGGTACATCGACCTGCTAAACAAGTCTATAGGGGCCACTCTGAAGATCAGCTCAGAAAGCGTCTTACTTGAAAAAAGATTGGACGATCTATGCAGGAGAAGTtcggcacagaaaaagaaactaaaCGTACGGGGATCGGTGAAACAGCGCTTGGACTTTTGCACCAGCGCTTGCAAAGTCCGACTCTTGAGGAAAGAAGTTGTAGAAATAAAGGATTTGGTGGAAGAACGAGTCGAGGAAACTTCTTCCATTGCAGAACGTGATGAACTAGTTACAGCCTTGAAACAAGAGGTGCAACGGCTCAAGGGTAATAATGACTCCTTGAGACAGCAAATTAGGCACTTGAAGAGGGAAACATGCAATGCAAATGTGGGGACTCCCATCCCTGAATTAAAGACCGAACAAAGTAGaaaccgaaaaataaaaatactgaaaaataAAGCAGAGAAAGCACTTGCATTTGTAGAATTGTTTGGCTTAGAGCTTGATTTTCTCCAAGTAACTGACTCTGTCAATGAGAAAAACTACAATCTGGACTTGTCAACAGCATGTCAAGGTGGATCCAAAACAACAGGCCAGAATGCCCAATACCTGTCACTTAATGAAAAGGACAAAGCCACTGTAGAAAGTGTTCTATTTTTGATGGACAAATTTGGTGTTGGGGATGATTTTATCCAAAAGGTGTCAAGAATAGTTGATGGCTTCCCTAGAGGCTATATCATAAAACAGTGTCACTCAGAGCTCAATAAACAGTGCAACATCAGGCCCACTCCAGGACAAGTTCCAGGAGCCCAGTTCTCTTTCAAGGAGAGACTGGTAGAGCAAATCAAGAGTCTG AGAGCAAGTGGTATGGTTACAGACCATGTCAGGATAAAGCTCAGTGGTGACGGGGCCAGAATGAGCCGCTCCTCAAATTTCACCCTTTTTAGCTTTGCAATACTGAATGCACCTGATGATCTGCTTTCCTCGAAAG GTACACACACAGTGGCAGTTATCAATGAGCCAGAGAAGTATGAGACAATAGCAGAGAGCTTGAAAGATGTTCTTGAAGAAATTGATGCAGTGCAAGATGATAGCTATGTAGAACTTGATGGCAAGAAGATAAATGTAGAGTTCTTTCTGGGCGGAGACTATAAG ttcctCTTACAAACAATGGGTTTGAGTGCTGCAAACTCAGCATATGCTTGTCTTTGGTGCAAAGTTCACAAGAAAGACAG AGGTGATATGAGCAAGGATGATGAGTATTATGAGAAGGACCCACTACGCAGGACCCTACAGGATATTATTGAGTGTGGAAAAAGAACGAAGGGAGAGAATTACTGCTGTGTAAATAAACCCCTATTCAACATTGAACCTGACCACATACTAATAGATGAGCTCCACTTAATGCTGAGGGTGACAGACATCCTGATAGATAATGCAATAGAAGATGCAATGCAGTGGGATGAAAAGGAAAAG atCAGTAAAAGATCAAACAAAGGAAGCACAAGCCATCTGAGTCAATTAGTACAAACTATACGGTCGTGTGGGGTATCATTTCAAGTGTGGGAGAAGCTTAATGCAGATGGTAGGGGAAGTGGTACCTATGACTTCACAAGTTTGATGGGTAGCGATAGAAAGAAACTTCTGAAAAAGCTCCCAGAGAAGCTCATTGGTGTCCTACAGCCATCTACAGCTGCTAGGGTTGCAGAAATCTGGAAG GATTTCCAccatttgtattttgattgtgTTTCTAACTGGAAACCACCATCCATGGTAGTCTATCAAAAAGAG GCTAAAGAATGGATAACCAAATTCAGTAGCCTTGGTGATGTGAGGcttggctacaaaaaagagCGAGTGACGTGCTACATGCATATTGCAGCCTATCATGTTCCAGCCATGATAAGGCGCTATCAAAACCTGAAGCAGTTTAGTGGTCAAG GTCTGGAGAAAAATAGTGATGATGCAAGAAGAGTGGTTTTGAGGAAATCTAACCACCTTGATGACCCCTGTGAGGTTCTGCAAGCAGAGTTTAGGTTGGGCAAGCTAAAGCACAGGGAGAAACTCCCTCGTCCCTATGTCAAACGAAATGCCCAATATTGGGAAGAGGAAATTAAGATAAAGCGAAGACGAGGGAACACAAATTAA
- the LOC5507733 gene encoding uncharacterized protein LOC5507733 isoform X2, which translates to MSDILQRTDPFFEFLLTESDSRYEHKQRLAENDVIGYITLPRPLLAGWYLIKTKDIRYIDLLNKSIGATLKISSESVLLEKRLDDLCRRSSAQKKKLNVRGSVKQRLDFCTSACKVRLLRKEVVEIKDLVEERVEETSSIAERDELVTALKQEVQRLKGNNDSLRQQIRHLKRETCNANVGTPIPELKTEQSRNRKIKILKNKAEKALAFVELFGLELDFLQVTDSVNEKNYNLDLSTACQGGSKTTGQNAQYLSLNEKDKATVESVLFLMDKFGVGDDFIQKVSRIVDGFPRGYIIKQCHSELNKQCNIRPTPGQVPGAQFSFKERLVEQIKSLRASGMVTDHVRIKLSGDGARMSRSSNFTLFSFAILNAPDDLLSSKVPLTNNGFECCKLSICLSLVQSSQERQISKRSNKGSTSHLSQLVQTIRSCGVSFQVWEKLNADGRGSGTYDFTSLMGSDRKKLLKKLPEKLIGVLQPSTAARVAEIWKDFHHLYFDCVSNWKPPSMVVYQKEAKEWITKFSSLGDVRLGYKKERVTCYMHIAAYHVPAMIRRYQNLKQFSGQGLEKNSDDARRVVLRKSNHLDDPCEVLQAEFRLGKLKHREKLPRPYVKRNAQYWEEEIKIKRRRGNTN; encoded by the exons ATGTCGGATATATTACAAAGGACGGATCCATTCTTTGAGTTTTTACTGACGGAAAGTGACTCCAGGTACGAGCACAAGCAACGCCTTGCAGAAAACGATGTAATCGGTTATATAACTTTGCCGCGACCCCTCCTTGCTGGCTGGTATTTAATCAAAACGAAGGACATTCGGTACATCGACCTGCTAAACAAGTCTATAGGGGCCACTCTGAAGATCAGCTCAGAAAGCGTCTTACTTGAAAAAAGATTGGACGATCTATGCAGGAGAAGTtcggcacagaaaaagaaactaaaCGTACGGGGATCGGTGAAACAGCGCTTGGACTTTTGCACCAGCGCTTGCAAAGTCCGACTCTTGAGGAAAGAAGTTGTAGAAATAAAGGATTTGGTGGAAGAACGAGTCGAGGAAACTTCTTCCATTGCAGAACGTGATGAACTAGTTACAGCCTTGAAACAAGAGGTGCAACGGCTCAAGGGTAATAATGACTCCTTGAGACAGCAAATTAGGCACTTGAAGAGGGAAACATGCAATGCAAATGTGGGGACTCCCATCCCTGAATTAAAGACCGAACAAAGTAGaaaccgaaaaataaaaatactgaaaaataAAGCAGAGAAAGCACTTGCATTTGTAGAATTGTTTGGCTTAGAGCTTGATTTTCTCCAAGTAACTGACTCTGTCAATGAGAAAAACTACAATCTGGACTTGTCAACAGCATGTCAAGGTGGATCCAAAACAACAGGCCAGAATGCCCAATACCTGTCACTTAATGAAAAGGACAAAGCCACTGTAGAAAGTGTTCTATTTTTGATGGACAAATTTGGTGTTGGGGATGATTTTATCCAAAAGGTGTCAAGAATAGTTGATGGCTTCCCTAGAGGCTATATCATAAAACAGTGTCACTCAGAGCTCAATAAACAGTGCAACATCAGGCCCACTCCAGGACAAGTTCCAGGAGCCCAGTTCTCTTTCAAGGAGAGACTGGTAGAGCAAATCAAGAGTCTG AGAGCAAGTGGTATGGTTACAGACCATGTCAGGATAAAGCTCAGTGGTGACGGGGCCAGAATGAGCCGCTCCTCAAATTTCACCCTTTTTAGCTTTGCAATACTGAATGCACCTGATGATCTGCTTTCCTCGAAAG ttcctCTTACAAACAATGGGTTTGAGTGCTGCAAACTCAGCATATGCTTGTCTTTGGTGCAAAGTTCACAAGAAAGACAG atCAGTAAAAGATCAAACAAAGGAAGCACAAGCCATCTGAGTCAATTAGTACAAACTATACGGTCGTGTGGGGTATCATTTCAAGTGTGGGAGAAGCTTAATGCAGATGGTAGGGGAAGTGGTACCTATGACTTCACAAGTTTGATGGGTAGCGATAGAAAGAAACTTCTGAAAAAGCTCCCAGAGAAGCTCATTGGTGTCCTACAGCCATCTACAGCTGCTAGGGTTGCAGAAATCTGGAAG GATTTCCAccatttgtattttgattgtgTTTCTAACTGGAAACCACCATCCATGGTAGTCTATCAAAAAGAG GCTAAAGAATGGATAACCAAATTCAGTAGCCTTGGTGATGTGAGGcttggctacaaaaaagagCGAGTGACGTGCTACATGCATATTGCAGCCTATCATGTTCCAGCCATGATAAGGCGCTATCAAAACCTGAAGCAGTTTAGTGGTCAAG GTCTGGAGAAAAATAGTGATGATGCAAGAAGAGTGGTTTTGAGGAAATCTAACCACCTTGATGACCCCTGTGAGGTTCTGCAAGCAGAGTTTAGGTTGGGCAAGCTAAAGCACAGGGAGAAACTCCCTCGTCCCTATGTCAAACGAAATGCCCAATATTGGGAAGAGGAAATTAAGATAAAGCGAAGACGAGGGAACACAAATTAA